One window from the genome of Elaeis guineensis isolate ETL-2024a chromosome 5, EG11, whole genome shotgun sequence encodes:
- the LOC105046360 gene encoding ultraviolet-B receptor UVR8 isoform X1, with translation MEEMNGGGEGVEEMEENGKEEKGKGREREKTVLMWGYLPGVSPHRSPLLYPVAVRMPESATGDGWMDVCGGGCGFAMAISGLGRLLTWGSTDDMGQSYLTSGKHEKSPEAFSLPTEAAIVKAAAGWAHCVAVTAYGEVYTWGWTECVPTGRIIGDQSIGGTSEKDEMHSASLNDQGSPRSQMLRTSRGTVSGPESSGGEESTKRRRLSSAKLEYESPTSGDETLSAPPCLVTLNTGVIIAMVAAGGRHTLALSVSDVGQVWGWGYGGEGQLGLGSRIRTVFSPHPIPCIEPFASGKDQSPAATKGNKTSEGQAYKVTGSCIKAIACGGRHSVVVTDTGLLLTFGWGLYGQCGQGSTDDELSPTCVSSLLGIEIQGIAAGLWHTVCTSVNGDVYSFGGNQFGQLGTGSDQAETLPKLLDAACLENKNAKMVSCGARHSSMITEDGEVFCWGWNKYGQLGLGDAKDRNIPFQVPIEAYHPTDVSCGWWHTLVLAESPN, from the exons ATGGAGGAGATGAATGGTGGAGGAGAGGGGGTGGAGGAGATGGAGGAGAAcgggaaggaggagaagggaaaggggagggagagggagaagacgGTGCTGATGTGGGGGTATCTTCCGGGGGTCTCGCCGCACAGATCGCCGCTGCTTTACCCGGTGGCCGTACGGATGCCGGAATCCGCCACCGGAGATGGCTGGATGGATGTCTGTGGGGGCGGATGTGGCTTCGCGATGGCCATCTCTG GATTGGGCAGACTCCTTACATGGGGTTCGACGGATGATATGGGTCAAAGCTATCTGACTTCTGGGAAACATGAG AAGTCTCCTGAGGCATTTTCTCTTCCAACTGAAGCAGCCATTGTCAAGGCAGCTGCAGGGTGGGCTCACTGTGTTGCAGTTACAG CTTATGGAGAAGTCTACACGTGGGGCTGGACAGAATGTGTTCCAACTGGGAGGATCATAGGAGACCAATCTATAGGAGGAACTTCAGAAAAGGATGAAATGCATAGCGCGTCATTGAACGATCAAG GGAGTCCCAGGTCACAAATGTTAAGAACTAGTAGGGGAACTGTATCTGGTCCTGAGAGTAGTGGTGGGGAGGAAAGCACAAAGCGTAGAAGGTTATCTTCAGCTAAGCTGGAATATGAAAGCCCAACATCTGGtgatgaaactctttcagctcccCCATGTCTAGTGACACTTAACACAGGAGTGATTATTGCTATGGTAGCTGCAGGTGGACGTCATACACTAGCATTGTCAG TTTCAGATGTAGGTCAGGTGTGGGGTTGGGGATATGGAGGGGAAGGGCAACTTGGGTTGGGTTCTCGTATCCGCACAGTGTTTTCTCCTCATCCTATACCTTGCATTGAGCCGTTTGCTTCTGGCAAGGACCAATCACCTGCAGCTACCAAAGGGAATAAGACTTCAGAAGGGCAAGCTTATAAAGTCACAGGAAGCTGCATCAAGGCAATTGCTTGTGGCGGCCGTCATAGTGTTGTGGTCACAG ATACTGGACTGCTGCTAACTTTTGGTTGGGGACTTTATGGACAG TGCGGACAAGGAAGTACAGATGATGAGCTGAGTCCCACATGTGTGTCATCTTTGTTGGGTATCGAGATCCAAGGTATTGCTGCTGGTCTGTGGCATACTGTCTGCACATCTGTTAATGGTGATGTGTATTCTTTCGGTGGGAATCAGTTTGGGCAGCTAGGAACTGGTTCTGATCAGGCTGAG ACTCTCCCCAAGCTACTAGATGCTGCATGTTTGGAAAACAAGAATGCCAAGATGGTCTCTTGTGGGGCACGTCATAGTTCCATGATTACAG AAGATGGAGAGGTTTTTTGTTGGGGATGGAACAAGTACGGTCAG CTTGGCTTGGGCGATGCCAAAGACAGAAACATACCATTTCAGGTTCCCATAGAAGCTTACCACCCCACAGATGTATCTTGTGGTTGGTGGCATACGCTAGTACTCGCCGAATCACCTAATTGA
- the LOC105046360 gene encoding ultraviolet-B receptor UVR8 isoform X2: MEEMNGGGEGVEEMEENGKEEKGKGREREKTVLMWGYLPGVSPHRSPLLYPVAVRMPESATGDGWMDVCGGGCGFAMAISGLGRLLTWGSTDDMGQSYLTSGKHEKSPEAFSLPTEAAIVKAAAGWAHCVAVTAYGEVYTWGWTECVPTGRIIGDQSIGGTSEKDEMHSASLNDQGSPRSQMLRTSRGTVSGPESSGGEESTKRRRLSSAKLEYESPTSGDETLSAPPCLVTLNTGVIIAMVAAGGRHTLALSDVGQVWGWGYGGEGQLGLGSRIRTVFSPHPIPCIEPFASGKDQSPAATKGNKTSEGQAYKVTGSCIKAIACGGRHSVVVTDTGLLLTFGWGLYGQCGQGSTDDELSPTCVSSLLGIEIQGIAAGLWHTVCTSVNGDVYSFGGNQFGQLGTGSDQAETLPKLLDAACLENKNAKMVSCGARHSSMITEDGEVFCWGWNKYGQLGLGDAKDRNIPFQVPIEAYHPTDVSCGWWHTLVLAESPN; encoded by the exons ATGGAGGAGATGAATGGTGGAGGAGAGGGGGTGGAGGAGATGGAGGAGAAcgggaaggaggagaagggaaaggggagggagagggagaagacgGTGCTGATGTGGGGGTATCTTCCGGGGGTCTCGCCGCACAGATCGCCGCTGCTTTACCCGGTGGCCGTACGGATGCCGGAATCCGCCACCGGAGATGGCTGGATGGATGTCTGTGGGGGCGGATGTGGCTTCGCGATGGCCATCTCTG GATTGGGCAGACTCCTTACATGGGGTTCGACGGATGATATGGGTCAAAGCTATCTGACTTCTGGGAAACATGAG AAGTCTCCTGAGGCATTTTCTCTTCCAACTGAAGCAGCCATTGTCAAGGCAGCTGCAGGGTGGGCTCACTGTGTTGCAGTTACAG CTTATGGAGAAGTCTACACGTGGGGCTGGACAGAATGTGTTCCAACTGGGAGGATCATAGGAGACCAATCTATAGGAGGAACTTCAGAAAAGGATGAAATGCATAGCGCGTCATTGAACGATCAAG GGAGTCCCAGGTCACAAATGTTAAGAACTAGTAGGGGAACTGTATCTGGTCCTGAGAGTAGTGGTGGGGAGGAAAGCACAAAGCGTAGAAGGTTATCTTCAGCTAAGCTGGAATATGAAAGCCCAACATCTGGtgatgaaactctttcagctcccCCATGTCTAGTGACACTTAACACAGGAGTGATTATTGCTATGGTAGCTGCAGGTGGACGTCATACACTAGCATTGTCAG ATGTAGGTCAGGTGTGGGGTTGGGGATATGGAGGGGAAGGGCAACTTGGGTTGGGTTCTCGTATCCGCACAGTGTTTTCTCCTCATCCTATACCTTGCATTGAGCCGTTTGCTTCTGGCAAGGACCAATCACCTGCAGCTACCAAAGGGAATAAGACTTCAGAAGGGCAAGCTTATAAAGTCACAGGAAGCTGCATCAAGGCAATTGCTTGTGGCGGCCGTCATAGTGTTGTGGTCACAG ATACTGGACTGCTGCTAACTTTTGGTTGGGGACTTTATGGACAG TGCGGACAAGGAAGTACAGATGATGAGCTGAGTCCCACATGTGTGTCATCTTTGTTGGGTATCGAGATCCAAGGTATTGCTGCTGGTCTGTGGCATACTGTCTGCACATCTGTTAATGGTGATGTGTATTCTTTCGGTGGGAATCAGTTTGGGCAGCTAGGAACTGGTTCTGATCAGGCTGAG ACTCTCCCCAAGCTACTAGATGCTGCATGTTTGGAAAACAAGAATGCCAAGATGGTCTCTTGTGGGGCACGTCATAGTTCCATGATTACAG AAGATGGAGAGGTTTTTTGTTGGGGATGGAACAAGTACGGTCAG CTTGGCTTGGGCGATGCCAAAGACAGAAACATACCATTTCAGGTTCCCATAGAAGCTTACCACCCCACAGATGTATCTTGTGGTTGGTGGCATACGCTAGTACTCGCCGAATCACCTAATTGA